The following are encoded in a window of Pedobacter cryoconitis genomic DNA:
- the ytxJ gene encoding bacillithiol system redox-active protein YtxJ, with protein MEWKNITDPDQISGIKKQEGYSLIFKHSTRCSVSMMAKKRFELDWEIIPEGTNLYFLDLISHRAISAQIAETFQVHHESPQILLIKDGDCVLDASHSDISADEVAELINN; from the coding sequence CAGATCAGTGGCATAAAAAAGCAGGAAGGCTATAGTTTAATCTTTAAACACAGCACCCGTTGTTCAGTGAGTATGATGGCAAAAAAGCGTTTTGAACTGGATTGGGAAATTATCCCTGAAGGAACAAATCTATATTTCCTTGACCTGATCAGCCATCGTGCAATTTCTGCACAGATAGCTGAAACATTTCAAGTTCACCATGAGTCTCCTCAGATCTTATTGATCAAGGACGGCGATTGTGTATTAGATGCCTCTCATAGTGACATCTCGGCCGATGAAGTAGCCGAACTGATTAATAATTAA
- a CDS encoding OsmC family protein: MATSKITYNGGLRTTSVHLRSGNEIITDAPVDNKGKGEAFSPTDLLATSLGNCMITIVGIAAAEHGFNIDGATCEITKIMAEGPRRVAEIIAVLQFPANNYSDKDKKIIERSANTCPVFYSLHPDLKKTISFNY, from the coding sequence ATGGCAACTTCAAAAATAACTTATAACGGAGGATTGAGAACTACCTCTGTTCACTTACGTTCGGGCAATGAAATCATTACCGATGCACCTGTAGACAATAAAGGTAAAGGGGAAGCATTTTCACCAACAGATTTGCTGGCTACTTCACTAGGAAACTGCATGATCACTATTGTAGGGATTGCAGCAGCAGAACATGGCTTTAATATTGATGGGGCCACTTGTGAAATCACGAAAATTATGGCAGAAGGCCCAAGAAGAGTAGCGGAAATTATAGCTGTTCTCCAGTTCCCTGCAAATAACTATTCTGATAAAGACAAAAAGATTATTGAAAGGTCTGCAAATACCTGTCCGGTATTTTACAGCCTTCATCCTGACTTAAAGAAAACTATTTCTTTTAATTATTAA
- the lipA gene encoding lipoyl synthase produces the protein MIELPVVSANPVQRKPDWLRVKLPVGKEYAQVRSLVDTHKLHTICESGNCPNMGECWGAGTATFMILGNICTRSCSFCAVATGRPKAVDTDEPNRVANSVKLMQVKHCVITSVDRDDLKDGGSIIWAETLQAIRRESPSTTLETLIPDFRGIWDNLYRVLEERPEVMSHNIETVRRLTKQVRVQAKYDRSLECLKRISEFGLRTKTGIMLGLGETEDDVLEAMDDLVANGVHILTLGQYLQPTRNHHPVVDWIHPDQFAKYKEIGMQKGLRYVESGPLVRSSYHAEKHLFDF, from the coding sequence ATGATCGAACTTCCGGTTGTTTCAGCAAACCCAGTACAACGTAAACCAGATTGGCTTAGAGTTAAGCTTCCTGTAGGTAAAGAGTATGCGCAGGTGCGCAGTCTTGTAGATACCCATAAATTACATACCATTTGCGAAAGTGGCAATTGTCCGAATATGGGCGAATGCTGGGGCGCTGGTACGGCAACGTTCATGATTCTCGGTAACATCTGTACCCGCTCCTGCTCTTTTTGTGCAGTGGCAACAGGCAGACCAAAAGCCGTGGATACCGATGAGCCTAACCGGGTGGCAAATTCAGTAAAATTAATGCAGGTTAAACATTGTGTGATTACTTCAGTAGACCGCGATGATTTAAAAGATGGCGGATCTATTATCTGGGCAGAAACCTTACAGGCTATCCGCAGAGAAAGTCCTTCGACAACTTTAGAAACGCTTATCCCTGATTTCAGAGGTATTTGGGACAACCTTTACCGTGTACTGGAAGAACGTCCTGAAGTGATGTCTCATAACATCGAAACAGTACGCCGTTTAACTAAACAAGTACGTGTTCAGGCTAAATATGACAGAAGTCTGGAGTGTCTGAAAAGGATCTCAGAATTCGGTTTGAGAACTAAAACAGGAATCATGCTTGGCTTAGGAGAAACGGAAGATGATGTACTGGAAGCAATGGATGATTTAGTGGCTAATGGGGTACATATTCTGACCTTGGGCCAGTATTTACAACCTACACGTAACCACCATCCGGTTGTGGACTGGATTCATCCTGATCAATTTGCTAAATACAAAGAAATTGGAATGCAAAAAGGTTTAAGGTATGTAGAAAGCGGTCCGTTGGTACGTTCCTCTTACCATGCAGAAAAACACCTTTTTGATTTTTAA
- a CDS encoding RNA polymerase sigma factor translates to MAPNKKISLTEEDLVRALKGQETIAIQALYDMYSAALLGVIFRIVQHSEIAEDLLQDTFIKIWHSAESYDSSKGRLFTWMINIARNLAIDKIRSKDFKNASKNQDLENNVDFIDLQRKVTFNADTLGIKDMVTALKPEFNSVLDMVYFKGYTHVEAAEELNLPLGTVKTRIRMAIMELRKHFN, encoded by the coding sequence TTGGCACCGAATAAAAAAATATCCCTTACAGAAGAAGACCTGGTGCGTGCACTGAAAGGTCAGGAGACTATCGCTATTCAGGCTTTATACGATATGTATTCAGCGGCATTGCTGGGGGTAATTTTCAGAATTGTACAACATTCGGAAATAGCTGAAGATTTATTACAAGACACTTTCATTAAGATCTGGCATTCGGCAGAGAGCTACGACAGTAGCAAAGGCCGCTTATTTACCTGGATGATTAATATTGCCCGTAATCTGGCAATAGATAAAATAAGATCCAAGGACTTTAAAAATGCCAGTAAAAACCAAGACCTTGAAAATAACGTAGATTTCATTGACCTGCAAAGAAAGGTAACTTTCAACGCGGACACACTGGGAATCAAAGACATGGTTACTGCACTTAAACCAGAATTTAATAGTGTATTAGACATGGTTTATTTTAAAGGTTATACCCATGTAGAGGCAGCAGAAGAACTGAATTTACCATTAGGTACGGTTAAGACCCGGATCAGGATGGCTATTATGGAATTAAGAAAGCATTTTAATTAA
- a CDS encoding anti-sigma factor domain-containing protein yields the protein MEEAKAYIETGILELYVLGHLNAQEQREVEGMAAKYPAIKEEITAIEIAMEQYAIKHAIEPTSGLDKQIFEKIGIPVNEVPVSGKTTSTPAHEAKIVPLPADHAASTIRTLRYSLVACIGLLVVSVAALYATHDKLNVANQQIIAMNIDKEKFASTVSFMKDENKDLQEIAAISADPSWTSVKLAGTKISPQANMMVYWHKKGQHVMVDNTKMALPQNDAAHQYQLWAIVDGKPVDLGVFDAKSGPGKLLLTMKEVGHAQAFAVTLEKRGGSPSPTMEKMIAMGGVSI from the coding sequence GTGGAAGAGGCAAAAGCATATATCGAAACAGGCATACTTGAACTTTACGTTCTCGGGCATCTCAATGCTCAGGAACAGCGTGAAGTAGAGGGAATGGCGGCAAAGTATCCTGCGATAAAAGAGGAGATTACCGCTATTGAAATTGCTATGGAACAATATGCAATCAAACATGCTATTGAACCCACCAGCGGATTGGATAAACAGATTTTCGAAAAAATAGGCATACCGGTTAATGAGGTACCCGTTTCAGGGAAAACAACTTCAACACCAGCTCACGAAGCTAAAATTGTGCCTTTACCGGCAGACCATGCGGCATCGACGATCAGAACTTTAAGATATTCATTAGTAGCCTGCATTGGGCTGTTAGTAGTGAGTGTTGCTGCGCTTTATGCAACACATGATAAGTTAAACGTTGCTAATCAGCAGATCATTGCGATGAACATTGATAAGGAGAAGTTTGCCAGTACTGTAAGTTTCATGAAAGATGAGAACAAAGATTTACAGGAAATTGCTGCTATTTCTGCTGACCCAAGCTGGACATCCGTAAAACTTGCCGGAACAAAAATTTCCCCGCAAGCGAACATGATGGTTTACTGGCACAAAAAAGGACAGCATGTAATGGTGGACAACACCAAAATGGCACTTCCTCAAAATGATGCTGCACATCAGTATCAATTATGGGCTATTGTAGATGGAAAACCGGTAGATCTGGGTGTATTTGATGCCAAATCTGGTCCTGGAAAACTATTGCTGACCATGAAAGAAGTTGGTCATGCACAGGCTTTCGCTGTTACGCTTGAAAAACGTGGTGGCAGTCCAAGTCCGACTATGGAAAAGATGATTGCAATGGGTGGTGTATCTATCTAG
- a CDS encoding NAD(P)H-hydrate dehydratase, whose protein sequence is MQKLINQEQMRSADAFTIKNLDISSIELMEAASMAFVAEFVQEIKTVETPINILCGKGNNGADGLAIARILQDKGYSAVAVYLVDFSDKQTTEYQTNLNRLKDLWFPLTTVKTVAELKNIKGGVIIDAVLGSGLNKPLSGAYAELATFINGLNYQVIAVDIPTGFPAEGAFAKTDIFIKADLVICFQRPKINFFFPESVAALNRFRVVSIGLDEEFIEKQVSPYQLLEQRDIKELIQPRKSFTHKGTYGHALLIAGQKETMGAAILAAKGCLYGGAGLTTLSIPESGLIALNTALPEVMYLDRKELAASALEKFKIIAVGPGLGTDATIIDLLKNLLKLKVPLVIDADALHLLGNDESLMKQLTEGSILTPHMKEFDHLFGAHESWWARLETAREKAVELKCVIVLKNQYTFIIDQQGKVMINSTGNPAMAQGGMGDVLTGLIASLAAQGYEARQTAYAACYIHGMSGDQLAADQVSVKASAIAEHLPAVVKGLTR, encoded by the coding sequence ATGCAGAAGCTAATTAATCAGGAGCAGATGCGTTCGGCAGACGCATTCACAATTAAGAACCTCGATATCTCTTCCATAGAATTGATGGAAGCTGCCTCTATGGCATTTGTAGCGGAGTTTGTACAAGAGATTAAGACTGTAGAAACTCCCATTAATATTTTATGTGGTAAAGGTAATAATGGTGCCGATGGATTAGCTATTGCCAGAATACTTCAGGATAAAGGATATAGTGCAGTTGCTGTTTACCTGGTTGATTTTTCTGATAAACAGACCACAGAATATCAAACGAACCTGAACCGGTTAAAAGATCTTTGGTTTCCTTTAACCACAGTTAAAACTGTTGCAGAACTCAAAAATATAAAAGGTGGGGTCATTATTGATGCTGTACTGGGATCGGGCTTAAATAAGCCATTAAGCGGCGCTTATGCAGAACTTGCAACATTCATTAATGGATTAAACTACCAGGTGATTGCAGTCGATATCCCTACGGGGTTTCCTGCTGAGGGTGCATTTGCCAAAACTGATATATTTATCAAAGCAGATCTGGTTATCTGTTTTCAGCGGCCAAAAATCAATTTCTTCTTTCCCGAATCGGTAGCGGCATTAAACCGTTTCCGTGTAGTGTCAATTGGCCTGGATGAAGAGTTTATTGAAAAGCAAGTTTCTCCTTATCAGCTTTTGGAGCAGCGTGATATCAAGGAACTGATTCAACCCCGGAAATCTTTTACCCATAAAGGAACTTATGGGCATGCCTTGCTTATTGCTGGTCAAAAGGAAACCATGGGTGCAGCAATTCTTGCAGCTAAAGGATGTTTATATGGTGGAGCAGGCTTAACAACACTTTCCATTCCTGAAAGCGGTCTGATAGCTCTGAATACAGCGCTTCCTGAAGTGATGTATCTGGACCGGAAGGAACTGGCAGCATCTGCATTGGAGAAATTCAAAATCATCGCTGTAGGGCCGGGTTTAGGTACAGACGCCACCATTATTGATTTATTGAAAAACCTGTTGAAGCTAAAAGTTCCATTGGTTATAGATGCTGATGCCTTACATCTTTTGGGGAATGACGAAAGTTTAATGAAGCAATTGACCGAAGGTTCAATCCTGACACCTCATATGAAGGAATTTGATCATCTTTTCGGGGCTCATGAATCCTGGTGGGCACGTTTAGAAACTGCGAGAGAAAAAGCGGTGGAGTTAAAATGCGTGATCGTCCTTAAAAATCAATATACTTTTATCATCGATCAGCAGGGAAAAGTCATGATTAATTCAACTGGCAATCCTGCAATGGCACAAGGAGGGATGGGAGATGTATTAACAGGCTTAATTGCCTCGCTGGCTGCACAAGGTTATGAAGCTCGTCAAACCGCTTATGCAGCATGTTATATACATGGAATGTCTGGAGATCAACTTGCTGCTGACCAGGTTTCTGTAAAAGCCTCAGCAATTGCTGAGCATCTTCCTGCGGTAGTAAAAGGATTAACTAGATAG